The sequence below is a genomic window from Lycium ferocissimum isolate CSIRO_LF1 chromosome 9, AGI_CSIRO_Lferr_CH_V1, whole genome shotgun sequence.
ACATTGATGCGAGTTCActtgaacccataacttttagCTTGTACTTGAGTTTATTTGTATAAAATTCATTGGAATTTTCAAACTACTGAACTATGACCCAGAAAAAAAACAGAGTAATCATGGTTCAATGTGAATTTGATTCGTGAACCCatagaattaaaattttgaattcgcCTCTGAATCTATATATCATCAGAAAACTTACCTAATAACAAAGTAAGATATAAATGTGCCAAGATCACCACCTAATTTGAAACTTCAGAAGAAGAAAAGCATGTTGCCAATGAATGGCCAGCCCATGTCACCTGGAGGCACTTGATATTCCTTTGAACTAAATTTGAATGAATAATACCAGCCATTTGCTCTCTTTAGCACACTAATAAGGGTTAAAATCCCTACTGCCAAAACTGTGTACAAGAACACTGAATCGTactccattcttttttttttttttttttttttttacttttctctaTTTGTGATGCTGGTCTTAATATATAGACTTTAGTAGGGTATCAATGGTGCGGTTCGACCGGTTATTTTTATAAAACTATACCATATTGATTTTTTGATTACTTTACTACACATCAAGTTTAGACTAGTTAAATTAAACTTGTCTCAATCATCTCGATTTCTCTTTCTTATCGGTACGGTTTGATAATGTTTTGGTAATTTTTATAAACGTCATCTAAAAGTCGCATTCTTTGTTAAAATGTCCGATTCACCATGTAATATAATACTTAGCAAATTTTAATATAATGCAAAAAGAATACAACTCTCATGACTACATGAGACTAATATGATTCTATATAAAGTTATAAACTATTCGTGACAATGAGAAGTTGACTTAcgatttggttcggtttttcgatttttcTTTAACATCCCTAGACGTGATAGCATCGAAGGGACTCGGATGACCAAGTTGACTGACAAATTTAATCATATGTGAAAATTGCATTAAATTAAGTTAGTTTATCCTAGCGAGGTTGGGTTGTTAAAATTGTTTTGACACCTAAGCGACTTAAGGGTTCAGTAACTAATTAAGTTATCGTATACTTGCTAAATACCTAGATAGGCCTTTAAACTTGACATTATTTGTAAGTTAGACACTTTAATTTTGCTTTAACTCGACTAAAATGTATTTTGtcactacaagaaaatatagatatcgcaacaaaaaaatttatatttggcaacaacttagttttattgttggcaaatgatttttttgttgccaaagaatttaattttatttccatagtattgattattgtttcaaaaagtacttttggcaacaaacaaaaaaaattgttgcacgttgttgcaataacagtcgttgggaaaagttcatgcaacaaaatttttttttttgttgccaaaagtattttttgcaacaataatcaatctatgacaacaaaaaaaaaaattgttgcgacatatattttttcttgtagtgttaaTCATGTAAAATATGTTACCTCCGTTAATTATACTATTATTATCAGTTAGAATGAGCGCTTGAAAACACGCGcagaaacttttctaaactttTGGTTAGAAGTATCTAATAGGatcactttatcatatattcaGGTGCTCAATTAGAACAGGCCATAATTTAGGTATCTAAACGAAATTTGTAACGCAAAGTTTAAGGGGCTATCATTGTATTCGGCCAAACAAATTTCATAAGGGCCTGTATGGAAAGCCACctaggtaattggaattgggtgtaattacacagtttgaccTGTTTGTTTGAGTGTAATTGAgaaggtgtaattacactctccaattctcaaaggAGGTTGAGagttgggtgtaattacactctgtAATTACAGAgttacttttttgttttattttaatgtattttatttttagttctattattttaacttctttttatttttactcttttattatttttatttttaaaatatattatctttttatattatttatttttcatttccttttttctcattccctacctttacttcttgtgattccatgtaattgctcgtattttttttatcCATTTAGCATAAATgcgttattattctaatttttgaaactatacATCTTagtattagaaagaatgagtcattaacaaacttaatTGGCATCTAATGAGTGATGTTATTAAATTGGAATTTCGTTGTAAATAAGGTTATAGACTtgtattttccctttctttgaaattatatttacttaagttaagtcagaacttacttatgtaatgttggaatttgacattagagtattatgttaaactttatttatttagtttgaatttaggttatattttcgattttaatttatttgctttagtattattgacttgttatttcatataacatgttgtttatttttcacttatagTTGATGGTtgttttttgtcaaacatttgaataatgttatggaattatatttataaatattaatttttttgtcaaacatccaatccatgatgtTATCACAAAAGggtttgtttttaatttttgtaattaattaaaattaaaatattattaatttgaaaaatatatatcaattattttttacaatattagtcacaaatatatgattattaattaatatattttcatgaaataatgtgttgtcaaataattatttaatatcatttataaatgcacatatttttcaaatattaatttttaatttttgataattaaattttatttttaaattaaactaactgtgtaattagacttgtgcaaccaaacaagacgcttgtaattacactgtaattacgttatgacaaataAACAGGTCGTTATAATTacaatactgtgtaattactaggctatgtaattactaccctagcaattacaccaattccaattaccaggtggctttccaaacaaaCTGTAAGGGCCTGATTGGAAAGCCACCCATGTAATTGGAATTGAGTATAATAGGGTGTAATTACATTGACATGTTTGTAGGCCAAGTAATTACATGGTCAGCatgtaattgggtgtaattgggAGGGAGTAATTACActctctccaattctcaagggggaattgagaattgggtgtaattacaccctgtaattacagggtactttttgatttcttttcttttttatttttacatttaaattatttttattttttaaattatttatctttcattttctttcttctcattttccaacctttacttcttgtgattccatgtaattgcttctttttttaaaaaaaatcttattttcttcatttagcATATCTACGTTATTATTCTAGTTTTTGAAATTACACTTCCTAATATTAGAAAGAACGAGtaattaacaaacttgacatataacgaatgatgttattaaagtagaattttgttgttgaatggggTTATGAACTTATAAATGTAttcactttcttttgaattatatttacttaagttatgttgaaacttattttatgttatgttgaAATTTGACATAAAAGTATCATGttaaactttaattattttgggattctaaatttaggttatattttcgattcgatttatttgctttagtactattcaCTTGTTGTTTTATATCGCATGTTGTTCATTTTCCACTTACAATTGatagattatttttttgtcaaacatttgaataatgttgtgacattatatgtataaatattaatctttttgtcaaacatccagcGATATTCTTACAAAATgtgtgtttttaatttttataattaatcaaattaaaacattattaatttgaaaatatacAATTACTTTTACaatattatttacaaatatgtgattattaattaatatatgttCAAGAAACAATATGTGTCTTAAATAGCTAATTTaatatatcatttataaaggcataTATTTATCAAGTacaaattttttaaactattctaactgtgtaattacaaaTCTGCAATAAAACAGTATGCTTGTAATTACgctgtaattacattatgacaaacaaacaggtcctCGGAATTACTatattgtgtaattactaccctagtaattacaccaattccaattacaaggtggctttccaaacaaaCCGTAAGTGACATTCCAAATTTATTGTCTCGTCTCCATCCTCCAACACACTCCATTAATGTTTGcctatattttatataaatactTTGGAACAATATTTTCTGCTTATTTatgaaataccaaaaaataattaagaataaaaccatatatataatttttaggaaaacacCTTGTACCGAACACACCCAATAATTTTGTGATATGAAGTCATTGAATTGTGATATATACCTATAGGGAACTTGCAATGCAGTTTGGAATCCAGATTTCTCATACAAAGCTCCATATATAGCCAGGTCTTCCTCAGTGAACCAAGGGGGTAGAGGTGTCGAAGGTAGCACAATATCCATTATTTCCTGCTTTTCATCATTGGCTATTGGCATTTCATCACTTCTCGCGAAAAGAATGTATATATTCCTCACTATTGTTTTCGCATCAAAGCGACCAAAATCAGCTTCAGCTCTCCCTGGCTCCTGCAAAGAAAATGTCTTCAAAATTGCTAACAAGATGTGACATAATTTGAATCGACACAGAAAAgtttaagaacaaaataaaAGTTTCTGGAAATGGTGGTATTAAACATGTCATACTCATACATACAACATTCGCGTCATTATACAATTTTTCAACTTGTGGACTCagtggaaaatttaaaaaaaaaaaaagaactccaGAATTGAATACATCTAGCTAAGTAGCTAGAATTGATATTAATCATGAAGAAAGCCAATCACAAAttaattaaaccaaaaaatatACATACCCTCCATCTTGATATATAGAAGCCTTCAGGAAACTGGCCTTCTGGAAGCTCCAAAGTTCGTGGGGAAAAAAATGGCATTCCCATAGTAATAAATCCAGAGACTCTCTCCTTATGGAGAACGACAAAACGGGAAATGACAATATTCCCAAAGTCTTTACCGACGAGAAAAGCCTACATTATTATTGTGACAAAGTAAGATCATGAGAAATTAGACACATAACATAAATTAGAAAAGGTGATTCTTCAAATTGATAAATAGTTACTTCCCTCCCAACTTAAGTGTTGATACACTTTGACTTgatacaaagtttaagaaaggaaaagataTATTCGAAACTTCTTACTTTAAACAAATCATAGATATTTTCTTGGTTATAAATTATCTTATTAAGGTTAAAATTACtaattttgaagttaaattacTCTTAAATATAGCAAAATATTACtccctttgtctcaatttatgtgtcatactttcatttttagtctATCCCAAAAATAGTGACATATTTCcttatttagaaataatttaacatttatttctcatcttatccttaatgagatgatttatagacATACAAAGTTCTATGATTTAATTTGTTCCTTGTTTTAGACTACaaataatttcaaaagtcttcttttctctttaaaATTCCGCGCACGCGCTCAGTCAAACACCGCTACATAAATTGCGATGGAGAAAGTATTCTTTAAAGAATAGGCTTAAGAAAAAAGTGCATCACATAATTCGAACGAATGGTTTATTTTCTAAAGGAAAAgtaaatgtttttttctttgtaaaaCAAGAAAGGAAGATgaatatgcatatgcatatatcttAGAGATGTTTAGAGCATCAAGAAGTGCAAAGAGCTCATTGATAAGATCAgatataaataagggtaaaatagtctaAATCTctcttaattaatattttcttaaggagaCGACAGATAATTTGAAGCAGAGGGAGTACCTTAGAGATGGTAAGAGCATCAAGAAGTGCAAGAAGGTCACTGATAAGATCAGAAAAGGTAGTTTTCTCGGGTCGGGGTGGCTGATCCGATAACCCATATCCTCTATAATCGGGTGCAATAGCTCTGAAACCAGCTTTAGCTATCGCTATCATTTGGTATCGCCAAGAATACCATATTTCAGGAAACCCATGCAAGAACACCACAACTGGTGAAAACCCTTTCCCAGTTTCAGCTATATGAAGCTTTAAACCATTCACTTCTACGTATTTGTGCTCTATCTCATCCATATTAATAATCATTTCTCTAATTTCCTGCTATAGATCTCTTGTCTGTTTTTTTATCCTTGCATGCTGGGAAATTTATAAGTAGATGATGAAATGtgtttgtgattttattatttcatgaattcaatCATGCACGTGGAGGTCAGAGAAGGACAGCGTGATTGCAGCTAAAACGTTTCAGAAATGCATTTTTGCTTGGGAAAATTAAGTATATGGAACACGTTTGGGATTTTATtagtcccaatttatgtgacaaaGTTCATATTCCgatagtcaattttttttaatttttatcgtGAATTGGGAtataaaatctttaattttttagaaataaaatttacatatttgaaaattacgtaataagtactataagtcacaacaattaataattcaaaatatttaaaaaacatatgaaaatattgcGGTCAAAGAAAAACTCGTTTGACTTTCGAATGCAAAAAGATgcaacataaattgaaacggaggaaaTACTTCAAAATTGGAGGTTAGAAAAAAACGAATTTAAAAAACAACAagtttttaatgaaaatatttaagaataagttaaagttttaaaaaaaattataacaagaaattttcacaaaaattctcttcaaaaGAATGATGGGTTCAAAAAGCATTGGTATCTGGATAACATATTGGCAAATAAATATTAATTCATGAAGAATCTCTTATActtcaaacaaaaatttaaacattctttcttaatttgcaCGAGTGGAGATTAGAGAAGAAATGAAAGATGTCAAATCTCATATATGGCGTTCTAGATTTCTGtcttatatatagattttttaagacatgtCTTAGAGAAACGTTATATAAAAATGCATTTTTGAAGAGTAACTCTGAGATTGATTCGTAGGCATTTTACAATGATTAGATCAAAGAAGTACTAAATTTACTACTCTTAAAAGAGAATTATGGTCACATTCAATACAAtcctatattttaaaaaaataaaaaataaaaattgtgagTTTTCACAAAAAGTTCTCTTCAAAAGAATAATGGGTTCGAATAAAGCATTGGATATCTGGATCCGGTGCTACGTCTCTATTGGCAAATAAATATTAATTCATGTGAAGAATCTCTTATACGTATCTTGTTCTTTTTCATGCTAAACAATAATTTAAACATGCATGGCTGTTCTTAATTTGTTAATTCATGAGtaaaggggctggccgaatattAATTAGAGAAGATAATGAAATTAATCTTAATTGAAAAATCTTCATATATGGCGTTCTAGATTTCTGtcttatatatagattttttaagacatgtCTTGGAGAAACGTTAGGATATCATTAAAGAATAATTATCAACTTTTCATTGAAGCCCACTAGCATTTAGCAAAAGCGAAAGCCACAAACTAATCTAACCGGAAATCACCTCTACTTTAATAGCTGAAGGCCTATCATGTTAAGTCACTTTCGACAACTACATACGCTTCTCTAAgactaaagtagaccgtaacctacctcaactgcCGAAGTTGAATCAAGCTGATTCTTCTTTActaaggtctttagtgcttatttgTCACTTATCAAAATTGAGTTGATACGTTAGAGAATATAATTACagtaaataaaatatgtatattctCTAACACACAATTAAGTTTTTAGATTACATATGACATTCTCACACTTTTATTTGTAGCTTTGACGTTTTGTATGTCACAACTTATAACATTCCATCCAACacacaatatgatgtatactcttaacttataattattctttctaACTTAATGAAAGCatacaagtccaaaacagtccactaccttGTTGTCCAAAACgcctaaccgacaacataacgatgttcgatTGCAAatgtttacgaacatactaagccaaccacatgcgatttttatacatcatttcatgtcttcttttcatataatttcagtaagttacgaccagctatccacacgtgaagtacaacatcaattcatacgcaactacgctatatcgtcatttttataatccttataacaactcacaaatgactttagtttcaactccaaccattaaacaccttcctttccatcataaatttcatgataatgacaatcaaaatatcaagtaaaaacagttcactaacttcttctcAAAACAgtacacacacggctacaccatgcttcaacatcactcacataaaatcatagatcaaccattttcatactaacataacttcacttttaaccttccaattcttttcattctttttaccatgagatctatgatagtaacaactatatttattaaagaaaatcaatcCATTAAATTCACCAAAAAAACGGTCCCTACGActaactaacattccaacaccaactttcatgatttaatgcatgcgattcatgttcgtcaagttacaaccatacttcacatcaacaatataaccccataaccattaccatgttccaacatcaacacaccttatttcatgcatacaacttatgacacatctacatcacccttaatacatgaaaagaaagttagatcttaccttgacaacttgaaaggctagagttggtgacttgagatgaaaatggttcttgttgctccaaagactatcttcacgttttagggaccttctaaagggttgaaacacaaaaataatttttggatcaagactcaaagggctcaaaaatcagaagatgctctctctctctctagaagtatttctttctttgtgttgtgtagttgaaatgaattgtgaggctgatttcttggtcattatttggttcaagaTGCCTACAAGaggctccacttatggcatgattcattccattaactttacactttaaattttctaatttgttttctacaactttttgccaacctcaccttcttgtttctcctttcttctttcttttcaattgtttacaagacaattgtatgtgtagGTGAATGATTCATAACATGTTCCAACAAAATAGAACATAAAtcgaaatgatccctccaccatgttagtgagacaatgtatactttcataaagtagtagatgcttaaatattcaaatgagACATGATTTATTCAAGCAATGAATAAAtctctttcaatttggttgtccaaatataatgtaagtgtaatgaatcacatttaaatgtatatttgtatgtctcccatagtaaCGAAAGATGACTTTgatcatcttttggacatgtcatgttaatgttcatattggctcattgttgccactaattttaacttaacaccatgttccatcatccattacttctataccaaacaaaattgtagataaattgtgacttcaagaATGAAATGGAAGGGGATGATGAaactctactttgtatcttgggAACGTGTTccatctccttaccccgatatcaaagattttgttgcgttgcaaactagactcgatgaacttaattttaggctttttgaaacaccttaaaaatcctcatatactaggatgAAATAGGTTCATGAACATATTCCCTcatccaacctcatgtaacctcttatacatacatacaacaacaattcaGGATttgaagggtccgtagaatcaaagagaactcacaaagcttcgtcaatcgaaaaagtatattcctatcttttgtccatcttcctttccatatttaaaagTTGGGATtagtcatatacatactcataacggatttcaaatcctttaggttaagAGGACTTAAGACAATAACGAGATTCTtatcgattaactttccttgaaccttcttaactcacaACACAAACCCTAACATCTCATAGGCCTACTCGAAGAGGGTTTTTTAGTTTgttaaaagtgctaaacgaccaaatgggtcgttaagTGCACtcaatgttataaatataaatagcaAGTCTTacacaagcggtagaaaaatgGTTTGCGCCACATGTTCCATTGCAAAGAGAGATAAATGCGTCATGAACACGGAATATTGAGAATGATCATATGAGAGTGATATCAATCACAAGAATATTCAAAGATGAAGGTGCGATCAAAAAGGACAAAGATCATGATAAATATCAAGAATATTTTGTTCAAAAGAGATCCAGGCGCCCAACGCCTATAATCGACTCACGAGTGAGACAAGGCATGATTTATTCAAAAGAATAAATCTCAATAAAGAAGAATACGTAATTTATATTTACGAACATGTTCCAGCCTAGAAAAATTGTATTAGGTTGCtatcgagttgtatctttattcgttttattagaagcattatagTTAGATACAAAACGTTGTAAAATCACCTTCAAGTTAGAGATCAACTTGGAGGTTGCATACTATGTTACAAATATAAATAGATTAGTAAGATTGGAATTAAAGGTTATATCAAGTTCCATAGGTTAGTACGAGAGACGGTTGAAGAAGTGAATTTATATTTACGCTTGAGCCTAGAAAAATTGTATTAGGTTGTTATCGAGTTGTACTTTATTCGTTATATTAGAGTTTGAGGAAAATCACCTTCAAGTTAGAGATCAACTTGGAGGTTGTAGGTAGATTAGTTTTTATTGTTCCTAGGTTACCTTTGTGAGTGGAGTTTGGGGAAAATCTTACaggtggtttccacgtaaaaatcatCGTGTCCTTTACTTTCCTGTTCATTATTATTGTGCAAACACGTACGCAGAACAGGTAGAGCGACGTGTAGGAGAAAATCAAGTATTAATCAGGATAAACACTTAGGTATTGCAGCTCCAACACACCCATTATAAAAAAGAGTTTGcacgtgtttggccatgaaaaaagAACCGACCCGCATATGAGGAAACgtgttgagaatataattaagtaaataaatgtGTGCTCTCTAATAGCTTAAGCTCTCGACAAGTTACCACTCTAACTTGAACAATATATTCTTCTTGTGAATCAAACATACAAGTAGAACCCATATAACTAATTAACTCAGCTTAAAAGGATAAGTGACAAATGCAAATGATTTGAAATACATGGTATATTGGTGTTATAGATCATTACAgcttgaaataaaatataatcgTTTAAGTCGTGATCAACTTGCTTTTAAATGCGTGGAAAATTTTACAATAGTAATTACGGCTGTTGAATATCTGCATTTATGAATTTTGAAAATAGTCCACAATTAATGGATCTACAAGTTgcgtttcaagaaaaataagaagaatatGAAAATCTAAAGGAAGGTACACAGTTGTTTATCAAAACTCGGCCTTTTGTATCTGGGCACGTAGGGCATGAAACAAAGAATTTAGGACATTAATTTATTGCTCCAAAAGTAAATTCTTGTTCTGTATTTCTGAagtttgaaatttatggaacaAGAGATCTTGTTTGggtaattaatactccctctggatcaaaaagagtgtcatTTAGCCTTTTTCTTCttggatcaaaaagagtgtccacttatcaaatcaagaaagaattaaccttattttttcagatttacctctattaagtgctatgtgatcaaatctcaatacttatttaattaggaaaaatttagtcaaattacctatttcttttagaagttagtattttcttaagaggAATACAAATGGCTAAGTGGCACTCTTTTTGATCCAGAGAGAGTAGTTAAGCTGGAATCATTTGCGATGTCTGAATTAATTAAAGTACAGAATTGAAGTAGCATTAAAACTTGATGCATTCCTAAATTTCTAAAAAGTCAAACCataaagacaaataaaaaaaatcagaattGCTATAAACTGTGGTGAGTTTTTAAACCTGTAATGATTAAAATCAGGATTTGTTCAAACAACCGATCGATACCAACAAACAAGTAATAACTAGTCTAAGGGATTTAGACCGGCCACGATCCTGATATATGAGCCTTTTGTTTTTCCTTCACAAGAAAAACAACCTCTAATTGAATTAATGAATTACCAAGAATTAGATGAAAGGAGAATTCAAAATTCTTGATACCTCATCGCCTATATTTAGCCCTTTCTGGGTTTGAACATTGGCAGGTAATTTTTCCCATTTGGTTAATCACTTATTATACTAGATTGCATAGCTATCTTAATTATAATGAtgcttaattatataaaaacttatataaaaaaataatgatgcAGCAAAGGTTGGAGCTCGCGTCATCTGAGGACTAAAACGCCTGATCAATTGAGCTGCACAATTGTTTGTGTCAAGGGGTGTCACTTTAAACAATATATCCTCATGTTTTCTTCTGCTCTTTAATTATATGTACATAGAgtatttagtaaaattttccAACAAACCAGTGACACAAACATCCCTCGACTTAAGCTAGATCCGCC
It includes:
- the LOC132031790 gene encoding uncharacterized protein LOC132031790 — translated: MDEIEHKYVEVNGLKLHIAETGKGFSPVVVFLHGFPEIWYSWRYQMIAIAKAGFRAIAPDYRGYGLSDQPPRPEKTTFSDLISDLLALLDALTISKAFLVGKDFGNIVISRFVVLHKERVSGFITMGMPFFSPRTLELPEGQFPEGFYISRWREPGRAEADFGRFDAKTIVRNIYILFARSDEMPIANDEKQEIMDIVLPSTPLPPWFTEEDLAIYGALYEKSGFQTALQVPYRFVITQLE